CTTTGAACTTCTTGGGCAAACCTTCAATCAACTCTTTCGCTTCTTTCAAAGCCAAATTTGTCAGAGCCCTAACGGACTTAATCACCGCGATCCTGGCATTGCTAGGAACCTCCTCAATCACCACATCGAACTCGGTCTTCTCTTCGACAACAGCCTCTTCAGCACCGGCACCACCGGGGGCGGCAACTGGAACGGCTGCGGGAGCGAAGGCAGCGGCAGAGACGCCGAGTTTCTCTTGAAGGTAGTCGACAAGGGTGCGGGCTTCCTCGAGGGTTAAGTTGGAGATTTCGGTGCCAagtttttcgattttttcgggGGCGGCCGTGGCGCGGAGGGCGGTGGAACGGTGGGTGAGGTTAGGAGGAGTGAGGGAACGGAGAGGGAACTGGAGGGAAGGGGCTTTGAAATGGGAAGGGTGCGTAGGATTAGAGGAAGTGGGCAAGCGGAGAGAAAGTGTTGAGAGAGTTGAAGaagccatttttcttcttcttcgaaTTGCAGAGAGGATTAGGATAAGGCAAGGCGAGGCAACTAGAGAGGGAGTGAgcgtaaataataatatagcgAAATTGCCCCTCtaagtttacaattcaatttgaCGAAATTGACCttcaaaaatagaagaaaaaaaaaagagagacaaAAATGGGAATTTGCTTTGCTTGTCAACcaattatagttttttttcttttttagtcacttaattattaaagaattataaaatagtcattcaattatttaattttgtcttttttatcaCTAACAGATTAACGTaaaatggaaacattcaaaattcaacatagTTGAGTGGCTAAAACAATTGAAATTGAATAgttaaatgatcattttgtaatttttataattagattaccaaaataaaatttactaatagtcaagtgactatttttttaactttatagtTAAAtggccaaaaagaaaagaaatatataactAGGTGACtactatataatttaatcataaaaatacaaatatttagaaaattaaaatttcatttcaataaaaattatgaatcattaaaaaattaacatactccttaaattaataactaatataaaaattaattgttaaaaaaaaacgTATCTTTACACTGCTACAGCTAGAAGCGTTTTCGTTGTTTCAACTTAATTctataattttccaaaaaaaaacagCCTAatccaataattttaaaaaatagctcgtataagaaaaagaaaaagaaatgtcaATAAGTTTAGATAGGTGTCAAATAGATACCTAATGTAAACTTTACGGACAGTCACCTAATTATGTTTGTGTTCTTGTTTTGGtcatctaattttaaattttttaatttagacacTAACGTTTGAAGTCGTTCTTGTTTTTGTCACCcgttattaaattttcaatttttcctttttgggttttagaaatttatagatatagaatacatttgttttaaaagctGAAAGCTTTTTGTTAAGAagtttgaggattaaattgatagaatttgtaaatatgaagggttaaatttattgaattatttagaattaggattaaattgatagaatatgtaagtattgaggactaaatgtgttattataccagTTAAAAAAAAGACTTTTTGTTATCAATTTAGTAGCCGGTGACTAGAACAAGAACGAATTCAAACCGTAGTGTCtagattgaaaatttttaaaattgggtgACCAAACTGAGAATGCGGGCATAGTTGGATGACCATTTGTATAATTTACACTAAAAACAATTGTTTTATTATGAGTAAACTAGAGTAGAAGTCAGCCAACTATGgtttttttattccttttcgGTTACCTAATCGTGAAAAGTTACAAAaggtcacccaactattcaattttatatttttcgatCCTTAGACGGTTAATGCAAAAATGGAAACACCCAAAAGTTCAAAATAATTGGGTaaccaaaaaagacaaaattaaatagatgagTGACTCTTTTATAACTTTTCGTAGTATAGAAAAAGAACATAATTGGGTGACTACTAATGCagtttatacttttattatccATACAAGAACAGCACAGTTATTCAAATGTTCTTCAAATACACAGAAAGAGGGAAAAGTACCATGAAAACCCCTTTCTAAGAGCCAGCTTGTATTTTGTcctctttactcaaaaaatgagcaaagTAGTCTTTTTACATTAGATTGAAGAGCAAATaggtaatttcttttaaaaattccatccctTTATACGATTAAAAACAGGTGTAACTGACAGAATAACCACACAATAACATATGACAtgttaatattaaaaacaagtttaTGTATGTCAGTGTGAGGTACATGTGGCACGTCACGTCTTAATGTCTAATTATTCTGTCAATCACGTCAATTTTTAACGGtacaaatagataaattttttaataaaaataataagtttacTCTTTCATCTTACAACCTTTCATAATAATTGGAAGGGACTCAATCATAGTCTTAAATGCCACCTTAGTATGTAACTTTTCACTGCTGTTCCGTGCTGCCTTTCTCACCTCTGGTTGGACGAGATTTTGCACTTACAGAAGGTTTCTAAAGGAATGGGGTTGTGTTGTTGTTCAAGTGATACATAATTCTCTGTGTTGTCAGCATTTCTTCGATAAATGTATCAAAAAAcactttcttttttcatttcataaaatattcaaaGGAAGTACAAtgcaatttttaatgaatatccTTCATCAGGTTAATTGATTAGTTCATCGATACCATAATCACATAGAAGTAAGAAAGTAGAAAATTACTTGCAAATTCAAGTGTGAGGTAGACGAGGGACTATAACAGGAACACCCCGAACCTTCTCAAGGGCAAAACTTATCCTTAATGGTCGACCTAACAATGCCTGCAGCGAAACCAGTTCTCAACATAAATATGATCTCCTATGGAAGATGACTTTCAGGTTCAAAAGTACAAGTCTCAATACCTTTCCATCCATAGCATCTTTTGCAGACATGGCTTCATTTTCATTAGAAAAATGGACAAACCCAAAGCCTCTTGACCGACCAGTCTCTTTATCATACATTATCCTCactagaaaaaaattatcaaagagCGAAACAGGCCGATTATATGAAGCTTTCCAGTTCAAGTCATTGTTTTCCAAAGACTATTTAATGAAGACACTGTGATCACTGAGACAATTTATCGAACACATGGAGGACGAGTCTACTAACCTTCGGAGACATTGCCATAAGAAGAGAAGGCGTCTTTCAAAGATTTCTCGTCAACCGACCATGATAATCCTTCAATACCCAATTTCCCATTATGTTAAAAACAATCGGAAAGACAAAAACCGAAAGAgatgagaaagaaaatgagaCCTGCAACAAAGAGTTTGCTGGAAGATGAAGGAGGTGAGTGTGAGCTATAGAATCGCAAGGGTGAAGGTGAAATTGAGTTACCAAGTATAGTTGAAACTCTTCCGGCGATGAACCTACCAACACTGTTCTTCATTTCTTcgccaaaaataaaaaccattcTTGTTTGAGATGGTAGTGTTGAAAGAGCGTAAATATGTTATAGTTATGGATAAAATATGACtatagtccctatacttttgaaaatttggaatttagtccctctatatTAAGTTCCAAAATTTAGGTCCaattgtgttaatttttttgttaaatttaggttaattacaacatattttttaattacatggaTACCTAGTGagtagtttttatttatttcaaaatgccacagaaaacaatttaacaaaaaaaaaattaacagtgttaatagattggatctaaattttaaaatttgaaaataaagagactaaattcctaaaaatacaagtacaaggactaaattcctaattttCCAAAACTACACGCAGCACATTGTAatctatatttatttgtataattttttaatgtatggtaaatagaatattttgaaattgggataatataattttgaccCTATTGTTAAGTCTACTGAGTTGgtacttttttaatatattataaggtAAACTACACTAAAGGTCACTtaactatgattttttttcttttctagtcacccaattattagttaatttcttttttgtcaCCTAGCTATGAAAAGTTGCaaaatggtcactcaactattcaattttttcttttttggtcaccaactggttaaagtaaaaatggaaacacccaaaaatctaatatagttgggtgaccaaaaaagacaaaattgaatagttgagtgacaaaaaaaagaaatttactaataattgagtaatcattttgtaacttttcatagttgggtgacaaaaaaacataattaaatagaCTACTTGAAAttgggataatataatttttaccccTCATAAATTAAGTCCATTGTTGATGTCTGTACCTCTTTAATATATTGTATTACTTTGATAATATAATCTATACCACTATATATTTTTGGTAGTTAGGCCTTCCTTCTTTAACACCTCTCTAAgccattttttcaattttgggcCTTATAttacttttgaatttaaaatttaatctttatactttattttttacgatttagtacCCTTTTTTTTTGCCTTATAAGATAATGGTAAACGGTATAATTTCATTAGTACATCCCTAATTGTGCTCACCCCCCAAGCTGTAGTTTTTTTACCCAACTTGAACATGGTGATAGTTAatgttgaaaaaaagaaaaagttgaatcttcttaagttttcttcatgatttttccttaaatttttatttataaaattattattttattattttaataaataaattttatgttagaaaaatgggttttgatttatttatatatatatatatttataattttgtatgtattttttataaaatattatgtacTTTTAtcgaaaaataaacttttaaatataactttcaagagtatattaaatttaataatttgtattcCTAACTTCTAAATGGAGTTgatagaaaagttaaaattaaaacgGAAATTTTGCCAATCTCTTAATGGGCctacaaaatgtaaaaaattaattattggaCTCATTTCGATAAATacattgagaaataaaaagagaggctaaaatgttaaaaataatagagaaaCTAAATTTGTATAAACCCACAAGTACAAGATTTATCcttaaatttaccaaaaattagatacaaatacatataaggttgaaattatgaaatatgggTCATCATTTGGtaccatatattttttattccacacataactttaaacatttgtgatatatatatttttaatattttactatatcgaTAATTGCCAATCCCTGACCttgtttatgaaatttaaaaactcCTCCAATATACGAAATATGCAAAATGATTTTGAGCgggagagaaaagaaaaacctacAAGAAGCACAAATTCATgattaattgttcttttttattgGTGGAGAATCGTTtggaattatatttttcttattttattttaacgaGGTAagttaaatacaaaatctaaGGCTTAGAATAATTTATTTCGATCTAACGgctaaaatcattttagtttttatgatTCTCATTTTGGTTTTTACAGTTCACAATTCTATAATTTTGTAAGTAAAGTTGAGAACGAAAACCGcgttaagtaaataaaatgattattagaATCAAAGAAAAAGTAATTTGTTCCATTTGATCAACAAATCATAACAATGTGTGTTCTTTCGGTTTTAAACCGAAGCTAAAGAGTCTAAGTTTCTTTTCAATATCGAGAAGATTATCTTCCGTTTCGATTAAAAATTTcggtatattttaatttgtttcgaACATTAGTTAACTTACATTGATACTTATAGGCTCGAACTATTAAGATTTCGATAAGTAATTATATGAATCGGTAGGCTACTATATTAGTTTAATTAGGGATAATTGTTCGAACATGCTTAAACCTTCTTTCTAACATTTCTTGTTATTGTGTGCggattatacatatattaagcCTCCAAAAGATAATCAttgtttcaaagaaaatatgggaaaaccaaccaaataacattcacttgagatgaaaaaaagtaatttaaaaaaccatacatatacatatacatatacatgtgcAAATAGTAATcatcatataaaaaaatcaaactagcATATAGTATTGATCATAGATTCAATGAACTAAACATACAcatattcatatacatatacatatagtAATCATCATATAAAAAACATCAAACTAGCATATAGTATTGATCATAGATTCAATAAACTATACATACAcattcacatatacatatagtAATCATCATATAAAAGAACATCAAACTAGCATATAGTATTGATCATAGATTCAATAAActatacatacacatacatatatacatatatagtagttattatatagaaaaacaacatcaaaCTAATATAGCACTGATCAAAGATTCAATAAACTAAATAGATGTGCATGTACATAAAATCATAATCATCTCAGTTGTATTGAACCAACAAACATACTTAAAATTTCAGTTCTAGGGCAACATGAAAAAGACATAAACTATAATGTCAAATGGCAAACACGACAAACTAGTTGACAgccatttatattttatgcaaaaaaCAACAAGGGTTTTCAGGCACAAGTTTAAACCCTAAAAGGATAGATAGAAACTAAGAAAccaaacatacatacatacatatgtatatgtgtatatgtataagCAAATGGTAGCTGAAACCCAGAaatttggtaatttgataatcAAACCTCACTATCTGAATCATCTGAATCTTCTCCAATATAAGgttcattcaaatcaaaatctagcTGCTGTGTCTTGTTGTTCTTGGTGTAGTATTGTTTTGCCTCTTCTTTCAATGGagttgttttagggtttttagtgtAGAAGCTTGTCTTCAATGGTGTCTTATGAATTTTTGTATTATCTATTTCAAATGAATTACCTCTAGATAGCTTCATAAGACAATAAGCAGCTTCGGTTATCTCATCCTCGGTGTCGGTGTCGGTATCGGCATCGGTGTTGTTGGCGTGATCGGAACGAGTTGATTTCTCGAACCGTTTAGTGGTGGTGGTCCATTTGGGGAGGGATTTCAACAGATCGGAAGCGGAGCCTTTGATCTGATCAACCACGACGGCTTCGTCGTTCTCCGACACACTCGAACAACAGCTGTTCCTGTCGGAAGGCGGGGGCCTTATCCCTCTCCAGTTTCTCTCAGGGTGATTCCTCATGTGACCGAACAAGGATTTCAATGACTTGAAATCCTTCTTGCAAATACAGCAGCTCACTTTCTCTTCGCTTCCATGGCTCTCATGCGGAGTTTCCGCCGCCGCTACCGCCGCCATGATCGGAATCTTCTTACGgatgttattattgttgttgttccTTGGCTGACGCTTTGATATCTTCTTATAACGGCCACCATTCTTGTTAGCTTTCATATGGATCCTTACATGACCTCCCAACGCCTTACCCGACGTAAACCCTTTGCTGCAAACAGGACAAACATGTTGATCACCACcgtctcctcctcctcctcctcctcctccacctcCGCCGCCGGAGCCGCCGTAGCTTTTCTTGGAGATCTTGAGCTTCACCATGAGCTTGTTATTGTTTGGCTTTAATGGCACTGAATCTGATGTTTCAATTGAAACTGATCCTTTTTCCATGGTGTTAGTCACTTGATCATCCatcaaaacacacaaaaaaaaaaaaaaaaccaacaacaacaacaacacaaAAAAACCCAAAGATTTGGGTGTTTTTTATTTCCtcggaaaattaaaaaagaaaattgggaaTTTTAGAAGACTGATTGAATTAAAAACGGCATGTAAAGGGACAAAAGAGCAAAGAGTTCAAGATTTTAGGGCAAAGAAAAAGGGATTTGAGCTATATTGAAGGAAGAaaaaatacatttcaaataatgaaaattactcataaatattaagtGAAAAAATActtacattttcttcttctttttattgaCTTTCCAATGCATATGaaatatttcttaatttctttgatATCCCCACCTTCAATGTTCAATGTGTATTTATTTGATAGGATTTTTTAGTcacttttttcttcttaatttttccatatatataaagtattttatatattgtttatgtgTTAGAGATGGAAACTTCTTATAAAATCTCGGGTTCGGGTCGTGACATATATAGAAAATGATATTAACAAGGCGAAAATTTTTTCGTTGCGAGCTTATCGTATCATATATATGATTTAGATGATCGGGATCGTTGGTTGTTGGTGTCTTGGATCAACATTCGAATCGTGTGTCATCCATTCCCTCACCAAATAGTTTAAcggattaattttaaaaagaaattactaaaagataaaatagaagacacttatctcttaaagtttgttataaaatacggagaaaattttaaataaaaaataattatacccttattatttatatatgtatttttaattatttatttttcattttatttacaaaataataaaacttaattatatattaattagttacaATTATTTAgaaagttttaataaaaaattgataataattttttaaaaataaagttattggCCTAACAGTAATCTTAAGATCCTGGGAATTTTAACATCTTATCTCGAAGTCACATTTTGTGTAAATCATATGTAACTTCTTAATCcatatttattctaatttatgTCTCAATACGTGTGAGAGTTTTGTGTAGGCTTATTTTGGTATAGGCCTGAATATGTTGTTCTGTATATCGAGCTCTATAATATATTTGCAATTGTGATTGTACTTGTAATTTTCGGAAAAAATAATGgagttaaatatattaattgaaaattgttattatattagaATGTAATAcaccttataatttaattagattttaaatatttttaactgaatattgtttttttaacattatcTTCGTTATAGGTTCTtatcatatatattctttttttatataatgcctATAACTATACATAGCTCTTCCCCAGCccttaaatagaaggataatgcgcttcagcgcactcgaacccacgtcttCCTGCACTAACAATAATACCGATGCCGATCGAGTTAATGGCTAATTGAatcttataaattaaattaattaatggcATGTTTTATACAATGCCTATAACTATACATAGTGtctccccaacccttaaataagagaataatggGCTTCAGTGCACGATGCTTATAACTATACATAGCTcctccccaacccttaaataagaggataatgcgcttcagcgcactcgaacccacgtcttCCTGCACTAACATTAATACCgatgccaatcgagttaagactggctaattgaatattaaaattaaattaattaatggcATGTTTTAGCCATGAATgctgttttaaataaaaataattacccttaaactattttatttatgtgctaaaataattatgagaatGGAGATGAgactaaatttaatatgaaaggCGTTTAGTCTTTCTAACTTCTATTAATAcgttatattcaaaataatacacaaaaatactttatataatttcaattattgaaataaaaattattttaaaatataataaaattaaaattatattaaatctaATAGTAGATAATTACATTTGAATCTTGACAATCTATTGgctgtaaaatttttaatattttattaatttatatattttaattttaaatatatatatttaatttcataataataatataacctgatatttaattaaaaataaaaatataaacttactaaaatACATCTAAAATGAAGCTAGACAAATGGGTGTCAAAATTTAGATGTATTTGGACAATGTTGTGTCCAAATTCATTCTTaatgtgaaaaaaaagaaatattctttttttattaatttatgtattttaaagtACTTTTAGAGAATGGGGCAAACTACATATTAAcatatcaaacaaattttataattcaaattcaacacCTAATTTCCATTTCATCAATA
The Gossypium raimondii isolate GPD5lz chromosome 8, ASM2569854v1, whole genome shotgun sequence DNA segment above includes these coding regions:
- the LOC105790060 gene encoding 50S ribosomal protein L12, chloroplastic; this translates as MASSTLSTLSLRLPTSSNPTHPSHFKAPSLQFPLRSLTPPNLTHRSTALRATAAPEKIEKLGTEISNLTLEEARTLVDYLQEKLGVSAAAFAPAAVPVAAPGGAGAEEAVVEEKTEFDVVIEEVPSNARIAVIKSVRALTNLALKEAKELIEGLPKKFKEGVSKEEADDAKKQLEEAGAKVSIA
- the LOC105790061 gene encoding glycine-rich RNA-binding protein 4, mitochondrial, whose amino-acid sequence is MVFIFGEEMKNSVGRFIAGRVSTILGNSISPSPLRFYSSHSPPSSSSKLFVAGLSWSVDEKSLKDAFSSYGNVSEVRIMYDKETGRSRGFGFVHFSNENEAMSAKDAMDGKALLGRPLRISFALEKVRGVPVIVPRLPHT
- the LOC105793046 gene encoding uncharacterized protein LOC105793046, whose product is MEKGSVSIETSDSVPLKPNNNKLMVKLKISKKSYGGSGGGGGGGGGGGGDGGDQHVCPVCSKGFTSGKALGGHVRIHMKANKNGGRYKKISKRQPRNNNNNNIRKKIPIMAAVAAAETPHESHGSEEKVSCCICKKDFKSLKSLFGHMRNHPERNWRGIRPPPSDRNSCCSSVSENDEAVVVDQIKGSASDLLKSLPKWTTTTKRFEKSTRSDHANNTDADTDTDTEDEITEAAYCLMKLSRGNSFEIDNTKIHKTPLKTSFYTKNPKTTPLKEEAKQYYTKNNKTQQLDFDLNEPYIGEDSDDSDSEV